A stretch of the Synechococcales cyanobacterium T60_A2020_003 genome encodes the following:
- a CDS encoding DUF1611 domain-containing protein produces the protein MLRYSEIPIVAVIDAESVGQSVEALTGIPRPVPIVASVADALAYEPNVLAIGIAPSGGALPDPWWQEVKMAVASGLSVVNGLHTPMAKDPDLRSLLRENQWIWDVRQEPKGLGVGSGKARELPCLRVLAVGTDMSVGKMSTGLELYSAAQRRGLKATFLATGQTGLMLGHPGIPLDAVRIDFASGAVEKILMENSEGQDMVFVEGQGSFMNPASTATLPLMRGSQPTHLILVHRAGQTHIYNFDHVPIPPLPEVIQVYETVATAGGSFAPAPVAGIALNTFGLSEAAAKEAIAQVEAETGLPCTDAIRFGADPLLDAILKSKNT, from the coding sequence ATGCTGCGCTACAGCGAGATCCCAATCGTAGCGGTGATCGATGCGGAATCGGTGGGGCAATCCGTTGAAGCCTTGACGGGCATTCCCCGACCAGTTCCGATTGTGGCCTCGGTTGCGGATGCCCTTGCCTACGAACCGAACGTTCTCGCTATTGGTATTGCCCCCTCTGGAGGAGCGTTGCCCGATCCCTGGTGGCAAGAGGTGAAAATGGCTGTTGCATCGGGACTTTCGGTGGTGAACGGACTGCATACGCCAATGGCGAAGGATCCCGACCTGCGATCGCTCCTCCGAGAGAATCAGTGGATTTGGGATGTGCGCCAAGAACCGAAAGGGTTAGGCGTCGGTAGCGGTAAGGCGCGAGAATTGCCCTGTTTGCGAGTACTGGCGGTGGGAACCGATATGTCCGTGGGCAAGATGTCTACCGGGCTTGAACTTTACAGCGCAGCGCAGCGGCGAGGGCTGAAGGCAACGTTCCTAGCCACGGGACAAACCGGACTCATGCTGGGGCATCCGGGTATTCCGCTGGATGCAGTGCGGATCGATTTTGCCTCTGGTGCGGTTGAAAAAATTCTGATGGAAAACAGTGAGGGGCAGGACATGGTGTTTGTGGAGGGACAGGGTTCCTTCATGAATCCGGCCTCGACAGCGACGCTGCCCTTGATGCGGGGGAGTCAGCCGACCCATTTGATCCTGGTGCATCGAGCCGGACAGACCCATATTTACAACTTTGACCATGTGCCGATCCCGCCGTTGCCTGAGGTGATTCAGGTCTATGAAACTGTAGCTACGGCAGGAGGTTCCTTTGCGCCTGCACCTGTGGCGGGGATCGCTCTGAATACCTTTGGATTATCGGAGGCAGCGGCCAAAGAGGCGATCGCCCAAGTCGAAGCTGAAACCGGGCTGCCCTGTACAGATGCCATCCGGTTTGGTGCCGATCCATTACTGGATGCAATTCTCAAATCAAAAAATACTTAA
- a CDS encoding Rrf2 family transcriptional regulator, whose amino-acid sequence MELSCKTEYALLALLELATHHSSGTPQQIRQIAADQNIPDRYLEQLLATLRRAGIVRSQRGAKGGYLLARDPWKITLWEVVCCIEGLDTQKPSSKVQPKTAESQVIHDVWQASRQAAESVLHQHTLQDLAEKRDARRQVNIMYYI is encoded by the coding sequence GTGGAACTCTCGTGCAAAACCGAATACGCCCTGTTAGCGCTTCTTGAACTCGCCACCCATCACAGCAGCGGTACACCCCAGCAAATTCGTCAGATTGCTGCTGACCAAAATATTCCGGATCGCTATCTGGAGCAATTGCTCGCAACCCTTCGTCGGGCGGGAATTGTGCGCAGTCAGCGTGGCGCGAAGGGTGGTTATTTGCTGGCTCGCGATCCCTGGAAGATTACCCTCTGGGAGGTGGTTTGCTGTATCGAAGGTCTAGACACCCAAAAACCGAGTTCTAAGGTGCAGCCCAAGACAGCGGAGAGTCAGGTTATTCACGATGTCTGGCAAGCCTCTCGTCAAGCGGCGGAATCCGTTCTCCATCAACATACGTTACAAGACCTTGCAGAGAAACGAGATGCGCGCCGTCAGGTGAATATCATGTACTACATTTAA